DNA sequence from the Methylomonas albis genome:
GCGTGCTAAGTTTGTTTACTCAATATCGCCTGATAGTGCCGTGTCCACAGCGCGCAAAATATAGTCATTGTCGCGAATATGCTGGGCGAGTTCTACGATCTCTTCGTAGGCATAATTGCGCAAACTGAAACTCATCTTGTCGATTTGTTTGTCGTCGATAAATATATCGAGTACCAATAGCACAGCGTTGTCGTATTGATCTGCGTCATCAAGCACCTTAACGCTGGAGACGATTTTCATATGTTCATCAATGTTATTGATGTATCGCAACGCCGATAAATGCTCGATTTGTGCGGGGTTTAATACGTTGTTTTGGGTCATCATGATTCTGAAATAAAGGCTGGAGCAATTGTCGTCTACTGGAAACTATTCGTTCTTGGTAAGGAAAAGCTGGTCATACGATAAATGAAATAGTTGATTTGAAAACAGCGAATAGCTCTGCCGTTGTTTATCGGGAATCTTTGCCTTAACAATTTTCACGCCAGTTTTGGTTTCACAACTTGGTAGATAGTTTAATTTCTTCGTTACCGACGCCAGGCTTTCAAAAAGGGTATCTCTAACCTTAACGCGCTGGCCTTTGGGTGCGATCTCGCCCGATCTCGGGTATTGTTTTGTTGGTGTGCAATTTGCTTGCTCATTAAATAATCCATTCGAACGGGCTATTTTTGTCGTGTTTACCTCAATCCATCTCACAATTGTTGTAACCTCCTGGGCCAAACATAACCGGCAGAGTCGCTGTGTCAGCGCCAGGTCCAATAGGCATTGCAGCGGCGAAGCCGGAGGGACAGTTCATGTATAACAGGTATACGGATCAGGAAGATTGGGTCATCTGGAATGGCGCTCTCGGCCTCGTCACTACGGTGGCGATTGAGCGGATCGAAGTCGGTACCGGCGGTAGTTACGCATGGCTGGAGGAACCCTTCGAGATGGTGGGTCCCTTCAGCTTCGACGAGCTAAAGACGCAGGGTCGAATCGCTTTCGCCGCCTGTATCGTTATGTCGCGCCAGAGATGGCAAGACGACCAAGTGGAACTGCGGCGGGAGTCCCTGAAAATTCGTCGCGCAGAAGAAGAGCGTATAAACGAGCAGTTTGAACGCCTCTATGGCAACCGTGCTCGGCGCCAAGGCAATCGCAATCCGTTCGACGAGCGGCAACATCGTGAGACGCTCAATCTGCCCATCGACGGGGTGCTTGAGTCATCACAGATCAAGGCTGCTTTTCGACGGCTCGCCCAAAAGGCGCATCCCGATGTCGGGGGCAGCCATGAACAGTTCATTCGGATTACCGAAGCGCGCAAGGCGTTGCTGGAATACATTGCGTAGGCACTGTATTAGTTTGTTGGTATTGTGGAATGTGAAGTTTCGGCCATTAATGAAGTTTCCTTATAGCTTGTTCACACCGTATATATTGATTTATCTGTACAACATCGGCTAATTCTCAATTTGCAGACGCTTGCAAAACTAGAGTGACTGCCATTTGTCGGTTGATGATGCCTGTCCGCTAATTTCCAAGCTGAATCATTTCGGCGCGGCTACGTTCAGGCTTTGTTGTGAAGATGTATCGCACTATCGGCATTCGTCTCGATCAGTTGTAACTAAAGTTACAAGGACGATGCGTATTGGTAGTTATGGCAAAGCGCTAATCATTCGAGAGCATGTAGCATAATATTCGCCGCCTTCCCAGGCTAAGGTAACCAAGCTAAGCGCCTTCCTATCGGTATCAGTCGTTGGATCGGTAATTAGCGATATTTGGGTTTGCCAGTACCAATTAACCGACTCCACCGATTTAGTGCAATCTCCCAAAGGAGACACGACATCGCCAAACAACGTTTCAGCTTTTACGCGCAGGGATTTCAGCAATTCGGATAGTTCTTCGCGCTTCAAATTGCTTTTTAACACGATCCCGTCGCGGGTCATGTCTTGGGCATCGGTAAATGCATTCAGCCACGTTCCCGCGTCGGCTTTGCTCGGTGCTTTAAACGATAAATAATCGTCGGCATGGGCGGCGGAACAAACGGCCAGCGTGGTCCCTAACAGAAGTCTTTTCATGATGTCTCGTTAATAGGTTGAAGGTTGTGTTTGGGTAGCGGACTGAACTTGGTTTAAAACCTCTAACAGCTGCGCAATGTTTTCTTAAGTTGACCGCGAAGTCGTATCGGGCTTGCCTTGAATTTTTGCTTCAGTCCAGTCGACTACTTGGCCTGATCCCCAGGATAACAGCGAGGCTAAGGTAAACACCAGTAGAGTCCGTGTTGCGCCGTTGGACAAACCTTGATTATCCAGGATACTTCGGGCGCGTTTGGCTACCCAGATGAATACGATGGTGCTAATAAGCAGGTTCCATATGGATGGTAACGTGAACAAATTTACTCCGATTTTGTAAAACGCTTTGATGTTTGCAGTATCTTACCAATATGCCCGGACGCGCATCTGCAATTTGCTCCCTCCGCCAATCAACCCGAAGCGGATAATAGGTAACCGATGTAGCTGTCTCAGTTGTGGCGTGTGTAACTCAAAGTATGCCAAAAATTTTGGCTGTAATGCTTTTGGGCAATATGAACGATATGGACCGAGTGATAACCTTACCACCACTCACATAAATACAGGATATGAAATATGAAAAAACTAGCTTTGGCTTTCTTTCTGGCAAGCTCAATTCCATGCGCTCAAGCGTCGACTGTGCTGACCAGCACTTTTACCGCTGACAATGCGTTTGAAGAGTACATCAGCTCCAGCACAACTTCTATCAGTGGCGCTGCTATCCTAACCGGCAACTATTGGGGCAGCACCTATTCGTCGGTGGACAACCTAGTTTCTACCTCCGTTTCATATCTGATTTTAAAAGTTACAAATCAAGGCGGTCCTGGTGCTGCATTGGGAACCTTTACCTTGTCGGATAGCAACTATTCTTTCGGTAACGGTACAAACACTATTTCAACTGGCGATACTGGTTGGACTATGTACGTAGATTCCCTGTCCAACGCAGCGTCATCTATTGTCTCAGAGGGCGCTAACGGAATATCTCCCTGGGGTAGCCATGCGGGTATCGATTCCAGTGCGCAATGGGTTTGGTACTATAACAGTATCAATACCAATGGAGCAGGGGCCTGGGGAGACGATCACAGTACCGTCTATTTGGTAACTTCCATCACGCCTGCTGCCGTTCCTGTGCCGGGTGCGGTGTGGCTAATGGGATCTGCCTTGCTGGGTTTGCTGGGTTTGAAACGTAAACACGGCTAATATTCTTCATCCCTTGCCGCGTTGTCGCCACCAATTTGCTAGAAGCCACAGAATGATCTTACGACACTGAGAGCTTGCGACTGCGGGGCTCAGGCGCCATGGATGGCGAGTAGTTTAAATGGGCGTTGACGATAACGGCGGTTGTGGTTCGCCTGTCTCTTCAATTAAAACTATTTGCCCTACCGCCAAATTACCGATTTTGTCATGTAAGGCGTTTTGGCCGAAATAGACTTTATTTTGCCATTTACGCAGACGATTCAGAGTTATCAGTGGTTCCTTGCCGGTTTCCGCTGTTAATGGATCTATGGTGGGTACCGAGCAGCGCGAGCAGGGCTTGGGCAATCTAAAGCCAATATCGTTGATGGTAATGCGTCGCCAAGCATCCTCGGCATAGCTATCGCAATCGGCGACTACTAAATTTGGCCGGAAGCGAACCATGTCAAATTCGAGCTGCATGGCTTGATTGAGGGCATTCAGGGAATTCTCCGACACGATCAAAAACGGAAAGCCGTCGGAAAAGGAGGTTTGATCGCTATCCAGCGCATAGTTAGGATCGACTTTGCGAATATCTTGATCGGTTTGGTAAACCAGTCGGCAATCGGCTTTTAAAAAATCGCTTAACCAAGCATCGGCAGCATCGCCGCAAGTTTTGGCAACGCAACGGTCGTGCCAGACCACCACTTCAATATCGTCGCCATCGTTCGCTCTTAAAGGCAGAGCTAAATCCGCTTGGTGCGGTGCCGACAAAATCAGTTGTTCGTTTTCGATGCGGGTTTTGATCAGCGCCATTTTTGGTAAACGGCGTTGGCTGAGGAATTGTCTATGATTGTCTATCAACATCCATTTTCTATCGTACAACAAGCCTTTGTCATCCACCGGCCACTGGTCCACGCGAATTCCGGCCAGCGATTTGACCGGGTATATATAAATTTGAGTGAGTACTGGCATGTTGATTTGCGGTTAGCTGAATAGCAGATCGGTTTGGGTGTGCAGTAAATGCTCTGCTAGAGGTTTTTCAACGTTATCGAATTTAATACCGTAACGGCCGTTCTCTTTGTCGCAATGCACCACGACGGCCTGAACATCAAACCGTGCACCGTCGTTGAACAGCAGGTACAGGCAAATGTGTTTATTTTTCCCCAGCTTTTTTTCGCTGAATATTGCAGCGCCGCGACTGCTGATGTCCCGCAAGGCTACCGGAAATAAACGCGGAAACCATAAGCTATGAATTTTGATTGCGGCACGGATATCGTTACGTAAATAGCGGACCGCACTGCGCTTATTAGACCATGAGCTATCAATCGTAACCTCTTGATCAAGAAAATCTAAAGAGAAATCGGGCTCTGACATGGCAAACGCAGTATGTGTAAAGGTGGCTAAGTATTGATGTTAAACCACTAAAATTCAATAGAGGCAGTACGATTATTGGCTCAACTTGCTTGAACCGAATCCGTTAAAATGGTTCTTTTGTTTCGGGTTGCGGCAATTCATGAAAAAAAGTGTGTCGATTTCAGTTTGTTTATGTTGGATTACCGCGCTGCTGATGGGCGAGGTCAGCGCAGTGCCAGCCAAGAAAGCGCCACCGTTAAAATCGCAGGCAACTAAACCTGCGGAACTGGCAAAGCAGTTGGTCAAAATCGGCTATTTCAGTCAGGAGCGCGCGGTGCCTGCGGCGTTGTCTAACCTGGATGCATTTATTCAAAATAAGGGCCAAACCGGTGCCGAATTGGCGATTGCCGATAACAATACCACCGGCCAATTTACCGGCCAGCACTACGAGTTAAAGAAGATTGTGGTGCCGGTGGGCGGCGACTTGCAGCAAGCCTTCACACAATTAGGCGAGGATGTTGGTTTGGTAGTGTTGAACGTGCCGCCTGAGCAGTTGAACAAGCTTGCCGATTTGCCTGGCGCAGAACATAAATTATTATTCGATGCGGCCAGCAGCGACGACGAATTGCGCAATGGCGACTGTCGGCATCACGTTTTGCACCTGTTACCCAGTCGAGCCATGCGCGCCGATGCGCTGGCGCAATACATGTTAAAGAAGCGTTGGCAAAACTGGTTTTTAGTGATAGGCCCCACGCCGGAAGACAAGTTATACGCAGCGGCCATTAAACGCGCGGCCAAGAAGTTTGGTATCAAACTGGTCGCGGAAAAAGCCTGGACCAACGCTTACGATGCCCGCCGTACTGCGCAATCCGATGTGCCGGTTTTCACCCAAGTGGACGATTACGATGTATTGGTCGTAGCCGACGAACAAGGCCTGTTTGGCGAATACTTGGATTATCGGACCTGGAAACCGCGGCCGGTGATTGGTACCCAGGGGTTGATCGCCACCGCTTGGCATAGAACCCATGAACAATGGGGTGCGGTGCAATTGCAGAATCGCTTCAAGGATACAGCCGGCCGCTGGATGGAAGAGGAGGATTATGCGGCCTATTTGGCGGTGCGAGCGATTGGTGAGGCCAGCGTTCGCAGTAAATCCAACCAAACCCAAGCCATCAAGGATTATATATTTTCCCCGGCGTTTGCCTTACAGGGTTATAAAGGTATGCCATTATCGTTCCGCCCCTGGGATGGTCAATTGCGGCAACCGGTGTTGATTGCCGCACCGCGCTCCTTAGTCAGCGTGGCGCCGATCGAAGGCTTTTTACACCCCAAGACCGAGTTGGATACCTTGGGATACGACCAGCCGGAATCGGCGTGTAAATAAGCCAGTGTGCAGACAAACCTCAGAAGGGTATTAGCATGAGCGATAAACGGCGCATGGAGATCAGTCAGTCAGCGATCAGCGGCATTCTGGGTGTGGAAGAAGCTTCGCCGCAAAAGAAAGGCCCGGCGCATAAACCGTTCAGGATTCAAAGCCGTTATCAACCTGCCGGGGACCAGCCCACCGCCATTGCGGAACTGGTGGACGGCATCAACCACGGCGAACTGCATCAAACCTTGCTGGGCGTGACCGGCTCCGGCAAGACCTTTACCGTTGCCAATGTGATCCAGCAAACCCAGCGGCCGGCGATGATCATGGCCCCCAACAAAACCTTGGCGGCCCAGCTGTACGGCGAAATGAAGGAGTTTTTTCCGGATAACAGCGTCGAGTATTTCGTCTCTTATTACGACTACTACCAGCCCGAGGCCTATATTCCTGCCTCCGATACCTTCATCGATAAGGATGCTTCTCTAAACGAACACATCGAGCAAATGCGGCTGTCAGCCACCAAGGCCTTGCTGGAGCGGCGCGATACCATCGTGGTAGCCACGGTCTCGGCGATTTACGGTTTGGGCGAGCCGGAATCCTATTTCCAGATGGTCTTGCATCTGGTGCGCGGCGATATGATCAAGCAGCGCGACATACTGCGGCGCTTGGCGGAAATGCAATACACCCGCAACGACACCGAACTGCGCCGCGCCACTTATCGGGTGCGCGGTGAGGTGATCGATGTGTTTCCAGCCGAATCTGAAGAGCAAGCTTTGCGAATTGAGTTGTTCGACGACGAGATCGAAAGATTGTCGATGTTCGACCCGCTGACTGGCGAAGTCACCCAACGTCTGGCGCGCTTTACGCTCTATCCAAAAAGCCATTACGTCACGCCGCGCGACCAATTACTCAGTGCGGTGGAGAAAATCAAAATCGAACTGGCCGAGCGTCTGGAGCAATTGCGCGACAATCATAAATTGGTGGAAGCGCAACGTTTGGAACAGCGCACGCTGTTCGATATCGAAATGATCATGGAAGTGGGCTACTGCTCCGGCATCGAGAACTATTCCCGGCATCTGTCCAATCGCGCAGACGGTGAGTCACCGCCGACCATGTTTGATTATTTGCCCAATGATGCGCTGGTGATCATCGACGAAAGCCATGTCACGGTGCCGCAGATTGGGGCGATGTATAAGGGCGACCGCTCGCGTAAGGAAACCTTGGTGGAATACGGCTTTAGATTGCCTTCAGCCCTGGATAACCGGCCTTTGCGCTTCGAAGAATTCGAACAAATCTGCGGCCAGCGCATCTATGTTTCCGCCACGCCCAGCACTTACGAGAAAGAACATTCCGGCGCGGTGGTGGAGCAGGTAGTGCGCCCGACCGGTCTGGTCGATCCCCTTGTCGAAGTGCGCCCGGCGACCAGCCAGGTCGATGATCTGTTATCGGAAATCACCAAACGCACCGCCGTGCAGGAACGGGTGTTGGTCACCACTTTGACCAAGCGCATGTCGGAGGATTTGACCGATTATCTGATGGAGCATGGCGTCAAGGTGCGTTATCTGCATTCGGATATCGAAACGGTGGAGCGGGTGGAAATTATCCGCGACTTGCGCTTAGGCGTGTTCGACGTGCTGGTCGGCATCAACTTGCTGCGGGAGGGCCTGGATATACCGGAAGTGTCGCTGGTAGCGATTCTGGATGCCGATAAGGAAGGTTTCCTGCGCTCGTTGGTGTCTTTGGTGCAAACCATAGGCCGGGCGGCGCGCAATGCCAACGGCAAGGCGATACTGTACGGCGATAAAATCACCCGCTCGATGCAACTGGCCATCGACGAAACCGAACGCCGCCGCAATAAGCAGATCGTCTTTAACAAAGAGCACAACATTCAGCCGAAAACCATTTTTAAATCGGTGACCGATATACTGGAACTCTCGATTCCCGGTTCCGGTGGCTCCATTTCTAACGCTAGAGCTAAAGTCGCCGAACCGGCCGGCAATTACAAGGCGATGACACCGAAACAGGCCGCCAAAGCCTTGAAACAACTGGAAGAAAAAATGTATCAGCATGCCAAAAACCTGGAATTTGAAGATGCCGCCCGCGTCAGGGATCAGATCAAATTGCTGCAGGCGGAGATGGTTATTTGACGGGCTTGAGTTTGTAATTAACGCTTTGGCTAACTATATTTAGTGAATTTTTTCGACGCCCATCGCTTGC
Encoded proteins:
- a CDS encoding J domain-containing protein; translation: MYNRYTDQEDWVIWNGALGLVTTVAIERIEVGTGGSYAWLEEPFEMVGPFSFDELKTQGRIAFAACIVMSRQRWQDDQVELRRESLKIRRAEEERINEQFERLYGNRARRQGNRNPFDERQHRETLNLPIDGVLESSQIKAAFRRLAQKAHPDVGGSHEQFIRITEARKALLEYIA
- a CDS encoding MOSC domain-containing protein, with product MPVLTQIYIYPVKSLAGIRVDQWPVDDKGLLYDRKWMLIDNHRQFLSQRRLPKMALIKTRIENEQLILSAPHQADLALPLRANDGDDIEVVVWHDRCVAKTCGDAADAWLSDFLKADCRLVYQTDQDIRKVDPNYALDSDQTSFSDGFPFLIVSENSLNALNQAMQLEFDMVRFRPNLVVADCDSYAEDAWRRITINDIGFRLPKPCSRCSVPTIDPLTAETGKEPLITLNRLRKWQNKVYFGQNALHDKIGNLAVGQIVLIEETGEPQPPLSSTPI
- a CDS encoding PilZ domain-containing protein, with the translated sequence MSEPDFSLDFLDQEVTIDSSWSNKRSAVRYLRNDIRAAIKIHSLWFPRLFPVALRDISSRGAAIFSEKKLGKNKHICLYLLFNDGARFDVQAVVVHCDKENGRYGIKFDNVEKPLAEHLLHTQTDLLFS
- a CDS encoding ABC transporter substrate-binding protein, with protein sequence MKKSVSISVCLCWITALLMGEVSAVPAKKAPPLKSQATKPAELAKQLVKIGYFSQERAVPAALSNLDAFIQNKGQTGAELAIADNNTTGQFTGQHYELKKIVVPVGGDLQQAFTQLGEDVGLVVLNVPPEQLNKLADLPGAEHKLLFDAASSDDELRNGDCRHHVLHLLPSRAMRADALAQYMLKKRWQNWFLVIGPTPEDKLYAAAIKRAAKKFGIKLVAEKAWTNAYDARRTAQSDVPVFTQVDDYDVLVVADEQGLFGEYLDYRTWKPRPVIGTQGLIATAWHRTHEQWGAVQLQNRFKDTAGRWMEEEDYAAYLAVRAIGEASVRSKSNQTQAIKDYIFSPAFALQGYKGMPLSFRPWDGQLRQPVLIAAPRSLVSVAPIEGFLHPKTELDTLGYDQPESACK
- the uvrB gene encoding excinuclease ABC subunit UvrB; this translates as MSDKRRMEISQSAISGILGVEEASPQKKGPAHKPFRIQSRYQPAGDQPTAIAELVDGINHGELHQTLLGVTGSGKTFTVANVIQQTQRPAMIMAPNKTLAAQLYGEMKEFFPDNSVEYFVSYYDYYQPEAYIPASDTFIDKDASLNEHIEQMRLSATKALLERRDTIVVATVSAIYGLGEPESYFQMVLHLVRGDMIKQRDILRRLAEMQYTRNDTELRRATYRVRGEVIDVFPAESEEQALRIELFDDEIERLSMFDPLTGEVTQRLARFTLYPKSHYVTPRDQLLSAVEKIKIELAERLEQLRDNHKLVEAQRLEQRTLFDIEMIMEVGYCSGIENYSRHLSNRADGESPPTMFDYLPNDALVIIDESHVTVPQIGAMYKGDRSRKETLVEYGFRLPSALDNRPLRFEEFEQICGQRIYVSATPSTYEKEHSGAVVEQVVRPTGLVDPLVEVRPATSQVDDLLSEITKRTAVQERVLVTTLTKRMSEDLTDYLMEHGVKVRYLHSDIETVERVEIIRDLRLGVFDVLVGINLLREGLDIPEVSLVAILDADKEGFLRSLVSLVQTIGRAARNANGKAILYGDKITRSMQLAIDETERRRNKQIVFNKEHNIQPKTIFKSVTDILELSIPGSGGSISNARAKVAEPAGNYKAMTPKQAAKALKQLEEKMYQHAKNLEFEDAARVRDQIKLLQAEMVI